Part of the Desulfobaccales bacterium genome is shown below.
CAAGGCCAAAGAGCAGCTCAAGCCCAAAAACCCGCAGAAACCCGAGCTCCACACCCCGGAGCAAATCAAGATCGCCTTGCTGGCCCTCAAGGAGACCCTGCAAGGGAACAAGCGCTTCCAGCAGATCAAGCCCTTCTTCCACAAGGGCGGCATGATGTACTACCTGGACGATAAGGGCGAGCTGGTGAGCGGCCCCGACACCACCTGGGCCGGCCACGCCGAGGGCTTCAACATCAACCACAACGTCGCCCCCGCCAGCCTGGCTTTGGGCGCCCAGGGGTGCGGCGACTGCCACTCCAGCGAGGCCCACATGTTCAAGGGCCAGATCGTCACCGACATGTTCGGCCCCGACGGCAAGCCCGTGACCATCAGCTCCGGCCGCCTGTTTGGCTGCCGGCCCTGGGCTTTCTATGTCAACCAGTTCCATCAGACCTATCTCACCCCGTACGTGAGCATCCTGCTGTTGCTCCTGGTCTTCGGCCTCACCCTGCATTACACCGGCCAGGGGCCCAAGGGCGCCGACTTCACCTATGAGCCGGCGACCATCGAGCGCTTCAACGTCACCGAGCGCTGGACCCACCTCATCCGCATGCTCTCCTTCCTGGTGCTCACCTTCACGGGCTACATCTTCTTTTACAACAACGTCACGATGCTGAGGATGTTCTTCAGCACACCCAACGCCGCGGTGGTGGTGCACTGGGTGGCCGGCCTCATCTTTGTGGCCGCCGGCATCGTGGCGATGGCCCTGTGGGCCAAGGACGCCAAGTTCGCCCCCTATGACCGGGAATGGCTGGCCAAACGGGGCGGCTATCTCGGCGGCAAGGAGGTGGAGGTGCCCGCCGGACGGCTGAATGCCGGCCAGAAGATCTTCCTCTGGTTCACCGCCGTCCTCACCCTGATCATGGGCGTCACCGGCATTCTCCTCATCTTCAAGACCAGCCTGCCGCTGACCTGGAGTTGCGTGCTTTCCACCGTCCACGGCCTCTTCGCCGTGGTCTTTGTGGCCGCGGTCATCGCCCACGCTTACTTGGGCACCATCGCCAACCCCGGCACCTGGCGGGCTTTGGTGGACGGCAAAGTGAGCCGCACCTGGGCCAAGAAACATCACTCCGAGTGGTACAAGGAGATCGTCGCCCGGGAGGAAAAGGAAAAGGGCTCACCCCCGCCGGAGGAAAAAGCCTAAATATAGTAATGGTCGGGGGGAGGGGGCTAAGGGGCGGTGGCCCCTTACCCCCTCCCCCACCCCCTCCCCCAATCCCTTATAGGGGGATGGGAGGGGAGAGCGAGGGGAGGGAGGGGGAGCCACTGCTCCCCGGCTTTCCTCTTGCCAGGTATGTAAGGAGGACTCCATGGCGCAGAAATTCCTCTTCATCATGTCCAAGGGCTTTGAGAAGGCCGGCGGCGCCGTGCGGGCCATGCAGCTCGCCAACCTCATGGCCCAGGCCGGCCATCAGGTGGAGGTCTTCCTCATCGACGACTCCATCCACTGGGCCCAGATCGGGGTGGCCGAAGGCATCCGGGCCGCCACCGGCGAGCACATGAAAGAGATGCTGGACGGCCTCCTGGCCGCCAAGACCCCCATCCACGTCTGCAAGGCCTGCGCCGACAAGCGCCTGGTGGGACCCGACGACCTCGTCGAGGGCGCGATCATCTCCCCTGCCACCAAGCTGGTGGAGCTCATGGCCGACCCTGCCTACAAAGTCTTCACCTTCTAAACCCTTGGGGCCCCGGTCCACCAGGCAGGCCGGGGCCTCTTAAGAAAAGCGTTGACCCCTCGGGGGCCCTTTGATATTTTGTACCCGGCAGACCTGCCCCCGAGGGAGTCCCATGTCCAAGCTTGCCTCCTATTTCACCAAGGCCGACCGTAAGAAGCTTTTCTTCGATTATCTCAAGCTCCTGGGCATCCTGGAGATTGTCATTTTCATCGTGGTGGCCCTGTGGTCCGCGGACGACAAATACCACCGGGTTTACACCCCCTTCCCCTGGAAGGAATACCTCTTTGTGGCCTTCGCCTTCCCCATCGTGCTCACCTTCCTCATGGGGGTGATCATCACCGGGTTCAACTACTTTCTTGGCGATGAGCAGCCCGCCACCCTGGAGGGCGAAGCGGAAAACCAGCTGGACGCGGTGGTGCGCCAGGTGCGCCGGCTCCCCTTCCTGGCCATCCTCTTTCTGCTTTTGGTGACTGTCTTCGCCATCTACCACCTGGACTACATCATGTCCTGGCTGGCCTCCCTGGGCCACAACACCTTTATTCTGTTGAGCTGGATCCTGGCGGGCCTGGGGGTCATCGTCACCGTTTACATGCTCTTTTTCCTCTTCTTCAAGTACCGCCTCAACCAGAAACAGATGAAATATCAATACTATACCGAGATTTCGGAGCGGCACGGGCTCATCATCCTGGACGACCGCACCGTCATCCACAAAAGCGGCAACCTCCTGGTGCAGGGCGCCCGTTTCGGCCGGCCCCGCCAAGTGGGGGAGCCTTTGCCCACTGAGCCGGAGCTGCCGCCGCCCCCGGAGGCCGGGGGAAACCCGTCTTCCTATCCGGTGCCCAAATCCCGCTGAGCGCCTCCTGCTTCTGAAAGGGGGAGGGGGAGAGCGGAAAAGGCTCAGGCCCGTCGGGGCAATGCCGGCGCTTCGCTTCCCTTCCCCCTCACCGGCCGGTCCCGCCGTCAAGAAGGGTGGGACAGAGCTTGACCGGATGCCCTGCGCTCCCGGCGGCCCACCGTTGTTTTATGCCCCCAAACCAGCAACTCATCGCCCTGATTGCGGCTCTGCCCCAGGAGGTGGGGCCCTTGCTGCGCCGGCTCCGGGCCCGTCACCTCCAGGGCTTCCCCTTCCCGGCCTGGAAGTTTCATAGCGCCACCAGCCGAGGACTGGTGGCCGTGGCAGGGATGGGAGGGGCAGCAGCCCTGAAGGTGGCGGAAAAGCTACTGGAGCAGTCTCTCCCCGCCGCCCTTCTTTCCATAGGCTTTGCCGGCGCCCTGACGCCGGACCTCCGAGTGGGGGACCTGGTGGTGGGAGAGGCATTTTACCGGGTGGAACATTCAGGCAAGCTGGCGGAAGTCCCGGCCCCGCCGGCCTTCCGGGCACTGGAGCCCCTCCTGGCCTCCCTGCACACCGCCAAACTGACCGCCTGGAAGGGCGCCTGCCTGGCGCCCCCGGCCCTCATGCCCAAACAGCTCCTAAGGACCTGTGCTGCGGCGCTTCCCTGCCCCATCGTGGACCTGGAAAGCACCGCCCTGGCGGAGCTGGCCGCCGTCCGTCGCCTCCATTTCCTGGCCCTCCGGGCCATCAGCGACGCCGCCCACCAGGAGATGCCCCCCTTCATCGCCCAGGCGGTGGCCGCGAGCCGCATCCCCACCTTCCGGGACGCCGCCCGCTGGCTCAGGGAGGATCCCCAGCGCTTGCCCGTGTTGGTGCGTCTATGGCATCAGAGCTTCCGGGCAGCCCGCAGTTTAGCCCGGGGACTCGCGGTGGTCCTGGAGAAGGCAGGCGCTTGAAGGCCTCGCCCTGTCAATCTGCCTCTCTCTGTAGTCTCTCGTTTTTTCCTGAAAATTCCCGGATGGTTTTGATCGTCAGCCAGGCGAGGAAGGGGAGGCAGATAAAGACCCCCGTCCAGCCCAGCAGGGCCTCGCCGATGGCAAAGGTCACTGCGAGGTTGAAGGCCACGATGCCCCCATACAGGCCTGGGCCCAAAAGCGGCTGCCACCAAAAATGCCGCTGGCCCAGGTTCCAGGGCGGCCGGGAGGGGAGGGAAGCGGCCAGGGTCTGGAGGAGCCGGGTAAGAATTGCGCCCATGAGCCACCAGCCGGCGAAGTTGCTCAGGGGGATGCCGAAGTAAATTCCAGGTTCCGGGTAGCCGTAGATCTGCCCCAGAAACCAACGATAGCCCCGCAAGGCCACCGGGTCGATGATGATGTCCAGGGTCATGATGAAGGTGGCGGCAAGGAGCGTAAGGCCCCAGGAGCCCGTGAACTTGGGCGCGGCCTTAAGCCCCCCCAGGGCCAGGCGGGCGATGGCATAGCCAGCGTAGGTCAAAAAGACATAGGAGAGAGAATCCATAAAAGGCACGCCCGCCACCCAGAGCTCCCGGTCCACCGTGGCGGGGATGTAGATATACAGCCCGAAGGGAAAGCCGGTGTGGACGGAGGAGAACTCTGCCGCCCAGGCGATGAGATACCCCAGCCCCAGAAAAACCAACGCCCGGCCGAACCCGAAATCCAGGGTGGCCATGACCAGATAACAGGCCAGAAAGACAAAGACATACGGCCTCAGAATGAGGGTGCCCCACAGGAGCTGCAGGATTTCCATTGAGTTCCCTTACCCGGCGGGTTAAGGGTTTCCCTGCCGGGGATTTGAGGGTAAATTGAGTTATGGGAGAGGGGCCAGGGGGTAGTGGCCCATTGCCCCTCTCCCCAACCCTCCCCCCCACCCTTTATCGGGGGGTTGGGAGGGGAGTGTGAGGGGAGGGTGGGGGAGCCAGGCTCCCCCAGCCCTCCCCTCAAAACCAATCTCACATTAACAGAAAGAAGGTCGGCTGCCCCGGATATTCCGCCTGCGCTGCCGTGGACATTTTCCGCAGCCGGCCGCCTCCACAGCGATGAAAGTCATCTTAGCCAAGACTTCCGGCTTCTGCATGGGGGTGAAAAGGGCCCTGGAGCTGGTGCTTCAGGCCATCAACCAGAACCAGGGCGAAATCTACACCCACGGTCCCTTGATCCACAACCCCCAGGTGCTGGAGCTCTTGAGGGAGCGGGGCATCAAGGTCCTGGAGAAGGGCCAGACCCCCCGGGGCCTGGTAGTCATCCGGGCCCACGGCATCCCGCCCCAGGAGCGCCGGGAGCTGGAGGCCGCCGGGGTGCGCATCATCGACGCCACCTGCCCCCGGGTGGCCAAGGTGCAGGCCATCATTCGCCGCTGGGCCAAGCAGGACTACGCCACCCTCATCGTGGGGGACGCCGACCACCCCGAGGTGCGGGGGCTGCTGGGCCACACCGAGGGCAAAGGGTATGTGGTCTCCACCCCTGAGGACGTGGCCGCTCTGCCGGAGCTGGAGCGCGTCATCGTCGTGGCCCAGACCACCCAGAGCGAAGCCCAGTTCAACCACCTGGTCTCCCTCATCCGAGCCCGCTTCCCGGCGGCCAAGGTCTTCAACACCATCTGCGACGCCACCGCCAGCCGCCAGGGGGAGATCCAGACCCTGGCCCGCCAAGCGG
Proteins encoded:
- a CDS encoding carotenoid biosynthesis protein, producing MEILQLLWGTLILRPYVFVFLACYLVMATLDFGFGRALVFLGLGYLIAWAAEFSSVHTGFPFGLYIYIPATVDRELWVAGVPFMDSLSYVFLTYAGYAIARLALGGLKAAPKFTGSWGLTLLAATFIMTLDIIIDPVALRGYRWFLGQIYGYPEPGIYFGIPLSNFAGWWLMGAILTRLLQTLAASLPSRPPWNLGQRHFWWQPLLGPGLYGGIVAFNLAVTFAIGEALLGWTGVFICLPFLAWLTIKTIREFSGKNERLQREAD
- a CDS encoding formate dehydrogenase subunit gamma, which produces MAKKKNEHPDQIDLTTFEWISVGPRDPQGMNQPTCGSCHPGGGGLEFDRDGKRYDTRLKAEPQLAQSLDGDYYQSQWDKTGVVEADCLLCHLPGYNFNERTRQLKMLNYKWAGTAASGIGLVSGYVRDGQQPKVTYNRRLFNEDGKIVLDLSYPPPAENCVFCHGISDVKKRGFSWNDRVNHDVHNAQGMNCAHCHPAIEDPARKITKLQHQFAKGHENVSTVRDDLDYVGFKTCQQCHEQGYMGAPRPQHLSIRPNHLEKLACEVCHIPAVHRAGFEGFDVTTGAMVNYPTMLPPPGAKKIGDEFTWRPSYQRDEKGKLWPVNRFKSVFFTNQDKDGINYPLFARELKKGYDKAKEQLKPKNPQKPELHTPEQIKIALLALKETLQGNKRFQQIKPFFHKGGMMYYLDDKGELVSGPDTTWAGHAEGFNINHNVAPASLALGAQGCGDCHSSEAHMFKGQIVTDMFGPDGKPVTISSGRLFGCRPWAFYVNQFHQTYLTPYVSILLLLLVFGLTLHYTGQGPKGADFTYEPATIERFNVTERWTHLIRMLSFLVLTFTGYIFFYNNVTMLRMFFSTPNAAVVVHWVAGLIFVAAGIVAMALWAKDAKFAPYDREWLAKRGGYLGGKEVEVPAGRLNAGQKIFLWFTAVLTLIMGVTGILLIFKTSLPLTWSCVLSTVHGLFAVVFVAAVIAHAYLGTIANPGTWRALVDGKVSRTWAKKHHSEWYKEIVAREEKEKGSPPPEEKA
- a CDS encoding DsrE family protein, with the translated sequence MAQKFLFIMSKGFEKAGGAVRAMQLANLMAQAGHQVEVFLIDDSIHWAQIGVAEGIRAATGEHMKEMLDGLLAAKTPIHVCKACADKRLVGPDDLVEGAIISPATKLVELMADPAYKVFTF